The proteins below are encoded in one region of Neisseria macacae ATCC 33926:
- the nusA gene encoding transcription termination factor NusA has product MSREMLQLAEALASEKNVEAEVVFQALEFALSTAAKKKADREHMDVRVEIDRDTGEYHTYRRWLIVADEDYTYPDLEKTIEEIQEEIPGTDIQIGDYYEETLPNEGFGRQAAQTAKQIILQRIRDAEREQNLNEFLAVKEDIVSGTVKRVERHGIIVEVVPGKLDALIPREQMIPRENFRGGDRIRALFLRVDEIGNTGRKQVILSRTSGDFLAKLYEMEVPEIADGLLEIREVARDPGQRAKVAVKANDQRIDPQGTCIGVRGSRVNAVSNELAGERIDVVLWSSETAEFVMNALSPAEVSRIVIDEDKHAVDVIVAEDQLALAIGRGGQNVRLASDLTGWQLNIMTVEEADERTAAEDAAIRDLFTAHLNIDDETADILVEEGFATLEEVAYVPAAELLAIEGFDEEIVETLRNRARDAILTMAIASEEKLEEVSDDMRNLDGVDSDMLRKLAEAGVTTRDDLAELAVDELIEITGVDEEAAKKVILAAREHWFTEEN; this is encoded by the coding sequence ATGAGTCGCGAAATGTTGCAACTTGCCGAAGCGTTGGCAAGCGAGAAAAACGTTGAAGCGGAAGTGGTATTCCAAGCATTGGAATTTGCTCTTTCTACCGCAGCCAAGAAAAAAGCCGACCGCGAGCATATGGACGTGCGCGTCGAAATCGACCGCGATACCGGCGAATACCATACTTACCGCCGCTGGCTGATTGTTGCCGACGAGGATTACACCTATCCCGACCTGGAAAAAACCATCGAAGAAATCCAAGAAGAAATTCCGGGTACCGACATTCAAATCGGCGACTACTACGAAGAAACGCTGCCGAACGAAGGCTTTGGCCGCCAAGCCGCGCAAACTGCCAAACAAATCATCCTGCAACGCATCCGCGATGCCGAGCGCGAGCAAAATCTGAACGAATTCTTGGCCGTTAAGGAAGACATCGTTTCAGGTACGGTAAAACGCGTAGAGCGCCACGGCATCATCGTCGAAGTCGTTCCGGGCAAGCTGGACGCGCTGATTCCGCGCGAACAAATGATTCCGCGTGAAAACTTCCGCGGCGGCGACCGTATCCGCGCGCTGTTTTTGCGTGTGGACGAAATCGGCAACACTGGCCGCAAACAAGTCATCCTCAGCCGTACTTCGGGCGATTTCCTCGCAAAACTGTACGAAATGGAAGTACCTGAAATTGCAGACGGTTTGTTGGAAATCCGCGAAGTGGCGCGCGATCCGGGCCAACGTGCGAAAGTGGCGGTCAAAGCCAACGACCAACGCATCGATCCGCAAGGCACTTGTATCGGCGTGCGCGGCTCCCGTGTGAACGCCGTCAGCAACGAATTGGCAGGCGAGCGCATTGATGTGGTGCTGTGGTCGTCTGAAACTGCCGAGTTCGTGATGAACGCACTGTCTCCTGCCGAAGTCAGCCGTATCGTGATTGACGAAGACAAACACGCGGTTGACGTGATTGTCGCCGAAGACCAGCTTGCGCTTGCTATCGGCCGCGGCGGTCAAAACGTGCGCTTGGCATCTGATTTGACAGGTTGGCAGTTGAACATCATGACTGTCGAAGAAGCGGACGAACGCACTGCTGCCGAAGACGCAGCCATCCGCGACCTCTTCACCGCGCATCTGAACATCGACGACGAAACCGCCGATATTTTGGTAGAAGAAGGTTTTGCCACGCTGGAAGAAGTTGCTTACGTTCCGGCTGCCGAATTGCTCGCCATCGAAGGCTTTGACGAAGAAATCGTCGAAACCCTGCGCAACCGCGCGCGCGATGCGATTCTGACCATGGCGATTGCGTCCGAAGAGAAGCTGGAAGAAGTTTCAGACGACATGCGCAATCTGGACGGCGTAGATTCCGATATGCTCCGCAAACTGGCGGAAGCCGGCGTAACCACCCGCGACGATCTGGCGGAACTGGCCGTTGACGAACTGATTGAAATAACCGGTGTAGATGAAGAAGCGGCGAAAAAAGTGATTCTTGCCGCCCGCGAACACTGGTTTACTGAAGAGAACTAA
- the infB gene encoding translation initiation factor IF-2 has product MSNTTVEQFAAELKRPVDDLLKQLKEAGVNKNSGSDSLTLDDKQLLNAYLKKKNGNDGGTISIRRKKTEVSTVSGVKVERKRGRSVTIPSPEELAAEAKAKAVAEAQKAEQTEAKDQATEQAKAEAEAAARAEARAKAEAEAAKLKAAKAAKAEPKAKAEEAKPVEAAEKPAEVKAAESKADDKPAEPAAQAVQAEDKPAQRSSEKPAEGKAKPKQDKGNKGKDAKKAAKPAAPAAPQPVVSAEEQAQRDEEARRAAALRAHQEALLKEKQERQARREAMKQQADQQAKPAAEAKAAEQRKPAEKAKAAPAEGKAANPARAKKEDRHNRDDDNQGRNAKGKGGKGGRDRNARNGDDERVRSGKKGKKLKLEPNQHAFQAPTEPVVHEVLVPETITVADLAHKMAVKGVEVVKALMKMGMMVTINQSIDQDTALIVVEELGHIGKPAAADDPEAFLDEGVEAVEAEALPRPPVVTVMGHVDHGKTSLLDYIRRAKVVQGEAGGITQHIGAYHVETPRGVITFLDTPGHEAFTAMRARGAKATDIVILVVAADDGVMPQTIEAIAHAKAAGVPMVVAVNKIDKEAANPERIRQELTAHEVVPDEWGGDVQFIDVSAKKGINIDALLEAVLLEAEVLELTAPVDAPAKGIIVEARLDKGRGAVATLLVQSGTLKKGDMLLAGTAFGKIRAMVDENGKAVNEAGPSIPVEILGLSDVPNAGEDAMVLADEKKAREIALFRQGKYRDVRLAKQQAAKLENMFNNMGENQAQSLSVIIKADVQGSYEALAGSLKKLSTDEVKVNVLHSGVGGITESDVNLAIASGAFIIGFNVRADASSRKLAENENVEIRYYNIIYDAIDDVKAAMSGMLAPEEKEQVTGMVEIRQVISVSKVGNIAGCMVTDGVVKRDSHIRLIRNNVVIHTGELSSLKRYKDDVKEVRMGFECGLMIKGYNEIMEGDQLECFDIVEVARSL; this is encoded by the coding sequence ATGAGTAACACAACCGTAGAACAATTTGCCGCCGAACTGAAACGCCCCGTCGATGATTTGCTGAAACAACTGAAAGAAGCCGGCGTCAATAAAAACAGCGGCAGCGATTCCCTGACGCTGGACGACAAACAACTGCTGAACGCCTATCTGAAAAAGAAAAACGGCAATGACGGCGGAACCATCAGCATCCGCCGCAAAAAAACCGAAGTCAGCACTGTCAGCGGCGTCAAAGTCGAACGCAAACGCGGCCGTTCCGTAACGATTCCTTCGCCGGAAGAGCTTGCCGCCGAAGCTAAAGCCAAAGCAGTAGCTGAAGCGCAAAAAGCCGAGCAGACAGAAGCGAAAGACCAAGCCACAGAACAGGCAAAAGCCGAAGCTGAGGCCGCCGCCCGTGCCGAAGCGCGTGCGAAAGCCGAAGCGGAAGCTGCGAAGTTGAAGGCTGCCAAAGCGGCAAAAGCCGAGCCGAAAGCCAAAGCGGAAGAAGCAAAACCTGTTGAAGCGGCTGAAAAACCTGCCGAAGTGAAAGCAGCTGAAAGCAAAGCCGACGACAAACCGGCAGAACCTGCTGCACAAGCAGTTCAGGCTGAAGACAAACCTGCCCAAAGGTCGTCTGAAAAACCTGCCGAAGGCAAAGCCAAGCCTAAACAAGACAAAGGCAATAAAGGCAAAGACGCGAAAAAAGCAGCCAAACCCGCTGCCCCTGCCGCTCCGCAACCTGTGGTCAGCGCGGAAGAGCAAGCGCAACGCGACGAAGAAGCACGCCGCGCCGCCGCTTTACGCGCCCATCAAGAAGCCTTGTTGAAAGAAAAACAAGAGCGTCAGGCGCGCCGCGAAGCCATGAAACAACAGGCGGATCAGCAAGCCAAGCCCGCAGCCGAAGCCAAAGCTGCCGAGCAGCGCAAGCCTGCCGAAAAAGCCAAAGCCGCGCCCGCAGAAGGCAAAGCCGCTAATCCTGCCCGTGCGAAAAAAGAAGACCGCCACAACCGCGACGATGACAACCAAGGCCGAAACGCCAAAGGCAAAGGCGGTAAAGGCGGACGCGACCGCAATGCGCGCAACGGCGACGACGAGCGCGTACGCAGCGGTAAAAAAGGTAAGAAACTCAAACTCGAGCCGAACCAACACGCCTTCCAAGCGCCGACCGAACCTGTCGTACACGAAGTCTTGGTTCCTGAAACCATTACCGTTGCCGATTTGGCGCACAAAATGGCAGTCAAAGGCGTGGAAGTGGTCAAAGCCCTGATGAAAATGGGCATGATGGTCACCATCAACCAATCCATCGACCAAGACACCGCCCTGATTGTGGTGGAAGAACTCGGCCACATCGGCAAACCTGCCGCCGCCGACGATCCCGAAGCATTCTTGGATGAAGGCGTGGAAGCTGTGGAAGCCGAAGCGCTGCCACGTCCGCCGGTGGTTACCGTCATGGGTCACGTCGACCACGGTAAAACCTCGCTGTTGGACTACATCCGCCGCGCCAAAGTGGTACAAGGCGAAGCGGGTGGCATTACCCAGCACATCGGCGCATACCACGTTGAAACCCCGCGCGGCGTGATTACCTTCTTAGATACCCCGGGTCACGAAGCGTTTACCGCCATGCGCGCGCGCGGTGCGAAAGCAACCGACATCGTGATTCTCGTGGTCGCAGCTGACGACGGCGTGATGCCGCAAACCATCGAAGCCATTGCCCACGCTAAAGCAGCGGGCGTACCGATGGTGGTTGCCGTCAACAAAATCGATAAAGAAGCTGCCAACCCCGAGCGCATCCGCCAAGAGTTGACCGCACACGAAGTCGTGCCGGACGAATGGGGCGGCGATGTACAATTTATCGACGTTTCCGCCAAAAAAGGCATCAATATCGACGCGTTGCTCGAAGCCGTATTGCTTGAAGCCGAAGTTTTGGAACTGACCGCCCCTGTCGATGCACCCGCCAAAGGCATCATCGTTGAGGCACGTTTGGACAAAGGCCGCGGCGCGGTCGCCACCCTCTTGGTGCAAAGCGGTACGCTGAAAAAAGGCGATATGCTGCTTGCCGGCACCGCGTTCGGTAAAATCCGCGCGATGGTCGATGAAAACGGTAAAGCCGTCAACGAAGCCGGCCCGTCCATTCCGGTCGAAATCCTCGGCTTGTCCGACGTGCCGAATGCCGGCGAAGACGCAATGGTGTTGGCAGACGAGAAAAAAGCCCGCGAAATCGCGCTCTTCCGCCAAGGCAAATACCGCGACGTGCGCCTTGCCAAACAGCAGGCGGCGAAGCTGGAAAATATGTTCAACAACATGGGCGAAAACCAAGCCCAATCCTTGTCGGTCATCATCAAAGCAGACGTACAAGGTTCTTACGAAGCTTTGGCGGGCAGCCTGAAAAAACTGTCCACAGACGAAGTGAAAGTGAACGTATTGCACAGCGGCGTGGGCGGTATTACCGAATCGGACGTCAACCTTGCCATCGCTTCAGGCGCGTTCATCATCGGCTTTAACGTGCGTGCAGACGCTTCTTCGCGCAAACTTGCCGAAAATGAAAACGTGGAAATCCGCTACTACAACATCATTTACGATGCCATTGACGACGTCAAAGCAGCCATGAGCGGCATGCTGGCGCCGGAAGAGAAAGAGCAGGTTACCGGTATGGTCGAAATCCGTCAGGTCATCAGCGTATCCAAAGTCGGCAACATCGCAGGCTGTATGGTTACCGACGGCGTGGTCAAACGTGATTCCCATATCCGCCTCATCCGCAACAACGTGGTCATCCACACCGGCGAACTGTCTTCTTTGAAACGCTACAAAGACGACGTCAAAGAAGTCCGCATGGGCTTCGAGTGCGGCTTGATGATCAAAGGCTACAACGAAATTATGGAAGGCGACCAACTGGAATGCTTCGACATCGTCGAAGTTGCCCGTTCGCTGTAA
- a CDS encoding calcium-binding protein codes for MDTKQVFRAIVSEEAAAHSASLEKSSEPKVFQGTKGNDVYYATHTADNIVEKANEGQDTVYSNVSYTLPNNVENLVLTGSDNIYGAGNNSDNVLVGNSGNNRLYSGRGNDTVYGGAGHDNINGGEGDDQLFGDEGNDILDGAAGNDVLQGGEGNDTYLFGEKSGNDTVIDRQGSNSIRFLDGLSADDLTVTAVRNAEGGQDWRIAVKHTQSVLTISNQYQEGSNMPSVQRFVFANGTLNLNQFIKATQAQVEIRDNAGERIEGTDGNDALNGTVGNDVIDGKAGADMMRGGIGDDTYYVDNAKDVVVENSGEGNDTVISSVSYTASTHVENVTLTGNANIYAAGNNSNNTLTGNSGHNRLNSGRGNDTVYGMGGNDNINGGDGNDYLDGGDGNDTINGDAGDDTLIGGAGKDMLKGGTGNDTYIYGSDDTIIDNQGNNTLKFSDDLRVSDIKVNVIDNADGSKNWEITSANGSATIQNQVDAKGHISINQFQFLGENYTAETLLKAVNTGKADQGIKNEGTPNDDVIVGSKFNDELSSGTDGRDVIYGMDGDDIIRDEGTTYWGNEWSSDDKLYGGNGNDKLYARVGADYLDGGAGDDYLEGGDGRDTYVFGKGYGHDTIFDFGFDIDEEFNPTSISNAVKFTGGLTLDDLNISVTPGYDKTGIDYTPDPFDYTINPRLNGNTWTVSIKGSNDVLTIKNQMGSQGAISEFQFDNGTYSTEQIIEHFGLKVSHVRKDGTIIQYLNDDSDTFEQRLYEGSNRIIHGTDNGDTVSVSGNYGGKTTFIGGSGDDTVKVGHDSTIDAGAGNDTISGGSYANTITFGKGSGHDKLSLNASGEDNTVLFSGNLTLKDIDLEINKAGNNKENWVVKLKGSDDTLTVLDAVHSSDGGDTVDAFKFAASGETYSMSQFLTALGHDTAHQGVL; via the coding sequence ATGGATACAAAACAAGTCTTTCGCGCAATCGTTTCTGAAGAAGCCGCCGCACACTCCGCATCTTTGGAAAAGTCATCCGAACCCAAGGTTTTTCAAGGAACCAAGGGCAATGATGTCTATTATGCCACCCATACCGCAGACAACATTGTGGAAAAGGCAAATGAAGGACAGGATACCGTTTATAGCAATGTCAGCTACACCTTGCCGAACAATGTTGAAAACTTGGTTTTGACCGGTTCGGATAATATTTATGGCGCGGGCAACAATTCAGACAACGTATTGGTCGGCAACAGCGGCAACAACCGCCTGTATAGCGGGCGCGGCAATGATACGGTTTACGGGGGCGCAGGTCACGACAACATCAACGGGGGAGAAGGCGACGACCAACTGTTCGGCGATGAAGGCAACGATATCCTGGACGGCGCGGCAGGAAACGACGTATTGCAAGGGGGTGAAGGCAACGATACCTATTTGTTCGGCGAAAAAAGCGGCAATGATACAGTAATCGACCGCCAAGGCAGCAACAGCATCCGCTTTTTAGACGGCCTCAGCGCAGACGATCTGACGGTTACCGCCGTGCGCAATGCAGAAGGCGGACAGGACTGGCGTATCGCAGTGAAACACACCCAATCCGTCCTGACCATTTCCAATCAATACCAAGAAGGCAGCAATATGCCTTCCGTCCAACGGTTTGTTTTCGCAAACGGCACATTAAACCTCAACCAATTCATCAAAGCCACCCAAGCGCAAGTAGAAATACGCGACAATGCAGGCGAACGTATTGAAGGCACGGATGGAAACGACGCGCTGAACGGCACCGTCGGCAACGACGTCATCGACGGTAAAGCAGGCGCGGACATGATGCGCGGCGGCATCGGAGACGATACTTACTATGTGGATAACGCAAAAGATGTTGTCGTTGAGAATAGCGGCGAAGGCAATGATACCGTGATCAGCAGCGTTTCTTATACCGCTTCAACCCATGTTGAAAACGTTACCCTGACCGGCAACGCCAATATCTACGCGGCAGGCAACAACAGCAATAACACCCTGACCGGCAACAGCGGACACAACCGACTCAATAGCGGCCGCGGCAACGATACCGTTTACGGCATGGGCGGCAACGACAACATTAACGGCGGCGACGGCAATGACTACTTGGACGGCGGCGATGGCAACGACACCATCAACGGCGACGCAGGCGACGACACTTTAATCGGAGGAGCAGGCAAAGATATGTTGAAAGGCGGAACAGGCAACGACACCTATATTTACGGCAGCGACGATACGATTATCGACAATCAAGGCAACAATACCCTGAAGTTTTCAGACGACCTCCGTGTCAGCGACATCAAAGTAAACGTCATCGACAATGCCGACGGCAGCAAAAACTGGGAAATCACATCCGCCAACGGCTCTGCCACCATTCAAAACCAAGTTGACGCCAAAGGGCATATTTCCATCAACCAATTCCAATTCCTCGGCGAAAACTATACAGCCGAAACCCTGCTCAAAGCCGTCAACACCGGAAAAGCCGACCAAGGCATCAAAAATGAAGGCACACCGAACGACGATGTGATTGTCGGCAGCAAGTTTAATGACGAATTAAGCTCCGGCACAGACGGCAGGGACGTGATCTACGGCATGGACGGTGACGACATTATCCGAGACGAAGGCACGACCTACTGGGGCAACGAATGGTCTTCAGACGACAAACTGTACGGCGGAAACGGCAATGACAAACTGTATGCGCGGGTCGGAGCCGATTACCTCGACGGCGGCGCAGGCGACGATTATCTGGAAGGCGGAGACGGGCGCGATACCTATGTCTTCGGCAAAGGATACGGACACGACACCATTTTCGACTTCGGTTTCGATATCGACGAAGAATTCAATCCCACCTCCATCAGTAACGCCGTAAAATTTACCGGCGGCTTGACATTGGATGACTTGAATATTTCCGTGACCCCGGGCTACGACAAAACCGGCATCGACTACACGCCCGATCCGTTTGACTACACCATCAACCCCCGTCTGAACGGCAACACATGGACCGTTTCCATCAAAGGCAGCAATGACGTATTGACGATTAAAAACCAAATGGGTTCGCAAGGCGCCATATCCGAGTTCCAATTCGACAACGGCACATACAGCACGGAACAAATCATCGAACATTTCGGTTTGAAAGTATCCCATGTCCGCAAAGACGGCACGATTATTCAATACCTGAATGACGACAGCGATACCTTTGAGCAACGGCTGTACGAAGGTTCCAACCGCATTATTCACGGCACCGACAACGGCGACACCGTCAGCGTTTCAGGCAACTACGGCGGCAAAACCACCTTTATCGGCGGCAGCGGCGACGATACCGTCAAAGTCGGACACGACAGCACCATTGATGCCGGCGCAGGCAATGACACCATTTCCGGCGGCAGCTATGCCAATACGATTACCTTCGGCAAAGGCAGCGGGCATGACAAATTGTCACTGAACGCAAGCGGCGAGGACAATACCGTATTGTTCTCAGGCAATCTGACGCTGAAAGACATCGATTTGGAAATCAATAAAGCAGGAAACAACAAAGAGAACTGGGTGGTCAAACTCAAAGGCAGCGACGACACCCTGACCGTCTTGGATGCCGTCCACTCCTCAGATGGCGGCGATACCGTAGATGCGTTCAAGTTTGCCGCCTCAGGCGAAACATACAGCATGTCGCAATTCCTGACCGCTTTGGGACACGATACCGCCCATCAAGGCGTTTTGTAA
- a CDS encoding DUF4189 domain-containing protein, translated as MKHILLVAAMILSSFANANEMSNPCVYHPDLPGCAGNNRPMGQGGRVINIPNRWGAIYFNPVNRAVGYSENNTEGYRSANKEALESCIKAGGGKNPIARDGKGCRLKHEYRNICAAIAVGGKEEGKGGTGTAGDDDVEIAKELALKGCSKHSNECVIRYSGCSRHPDYRY; from the coding sequence ATGAAGCATATATTATTAGTGGCTGCCATGATTTTAAGCAGTTTCGCGAACGCAAACGAAATGAGCAATCCTTGTGTCTATCATCCCGATTTGCCGGGATGCGCGGGCAATAACCGACCGATGGGACAGGGAGGTAGGGTAATTAATATCCCGAACCGTTGGGGGGCGATTTATTTTAATCCGGTCAATCGTGCGGTAGGCTATTCTGAGAATAATACCGAAGGTTATCGTTCGGCTAATAAGGAAGCATTGGAAAGCTGTATTAAAGCTGGAGGTGGAAAAAATCCTATTGCCCGTGACGGAAAAGGCTGTCGGTTGAAACACGAATACCGTAATATCTGTGCTGCTATTGCAGTTGGTGGTAAAGAAGAAGGTAAAGGAGGAACTGGAACCGCTGGAGATGATGATGTGGAAATTGCCAAAGAACTTGCGCTGAAAGGATGCAGCAAACATTCCAATGAATGTGTTATCCGTTACTCTGGCTGTTCTCGTCATCCTGATTACCGCTATTAA
- a CDS encoding DUF4189 domain-containing protein — MKHILVAAMILSSFANANEMSNPCVYHPDLPGCAGNNRPMEQGGRVINIPSRWGAIYYNAANQAIGYSENNTSGYRSANKEALANCIKAGGGKNPLDRNGEGCSLMTEFQNRCGAIVLGGDGGRYRAAAKNADSIAEAEQKAISACEAGQSFKCTVRYSGCSRHPDYRY, encoded by the coding sequence ATGAAGCATATATTAGTGGCTGCCATGATTTTAAGCAGTTTCGCGAACGCAAACGAAATGAGCAATCCTTGTGTCTATCATCCCGATTTGCCGGGATGCGCGGGTAATAACCGACCGATGGAACAGGGAGGTAGGGTGATTAATATCCCGAGCCGTTGGGGGGCGATTTATTACAATGCTGCAAATCAAGCAATAGGTTATTCTGAAAACAATACCTCAGGCTACCGTTCAGCCAATAAAGAGGCATTGGCAAATTGCATTAAGGCAGGAGGCGGTAAGAATCCATTGGATCGCAATGGGGAAGGCTGTAGCTTAATGACTGAATTTCAGAATAGGTGTGGAGCGATTGTATTGGGAGGAGATGGAGGAAGATATAGGGCTGCTGCAAAAAATGCCGATTCTATTGCTGAGGCAGAGCAAAAGGCGATTTCCGCATGTGAGGCAGGGCAATCATTTAAATGTACTGTCCGCTATTCAGGCTGTTCGCGCCATCCTGATTATCGTTATTAA
- a CDS encoding DUF4189 domain-containing protein, producing MKKIFLMLLAMQISPFVLADGLNAINDPVMNPCIQRPDLAGCSGNNQSGGQARRVINIPNRWGAIYFNPANRAVGYSENNTKGYQSANKEALESCIKAGGGKNPIAHDGKGCRLKHEYRNTCAAIAIGGKEEGKGGFGIVGNDDVEVAKELALKGCSKHSDECVIRYAGCSRHPDYLRY from the coding sequence ATGAAGAAGATATTTTTGATGTTGTTGGCAATGCAGATTAGCCCCTTTGTTTTAGCCGACGGATTGAATGCGATTAACGATCCTGTAATGAATCCTTGTATTCAAAGACCGGACTTGGCGGGGTGTAGCGGTAATAATCAGTCAGGAGGACAGGCACGTCGGGTCATCAATATCCCTAATCGTTGGGGAGCGATTTATTTTAATCCAGCCAATCGAGCTGTTGGTTATTCTGAAAACAATACTAAAGGTTACCAATCTGCCAACAAAGAGGCTTTGGAAAGTTGTATTAAGGCTGGGGGAGGCAAAAATCCGATTGCCCATGATGGGAAAGGGTGTAGATTGAAACATGAATACCGTAATACCTGTGCGGCTATTGCAATAGGCGGTAAAGAAGAAGGTAAAGGAGGGTTTGGTATTGTTGGAAATGATGATGTGGAAGTTGCTAAAGAACTTGCGTTAAAAGGATGTAGTAAACATTCTGATGAATGTGTTATCCGCTATGCAGGCTGTTCCCGCCATCCTGATTACCTTCGTTACTAA
- a CDS encoding DUF4189 domain-containing protein codes for MKKIFLILMALNSFTALGNPLGGNPTDGYCQTVDGSACGWGGGSSSSRRVYKVPNRWGAIYVNPANAAIGYSENNTEGYRSANKEALANCIKAGGGKNPIASDGKGCRRMTEVRNSCSAVAIGGVVGNGGAGVKSDDNLEKAEQKALAACSEYSDKCVIKYSGCSRHPDY; via the coding sequence ATGAAGAAGATATTTTTGATATTGATGGCATTGAATAGTTTTACTGCCTTGGGCAACCCTTTGGGAGGGAATCCGACTGACGGTTATTGCCAAACTGTCGATGGCAGCGCGTGCGGTTGGGGAGGTGGCAGTTCGTCTTCTCGACGGGTGTATAAAGTGCCGAACCGTTGGGGAGCAATTTACGTAAATCCTGCAAATGCAGCAATAGGTTATTCTGAAAATAATACTGAAGGCTATCGTTCCGCCAATAAAGAAGCTTTGGCAAATTGCATTAAAGCTGGAGGAGGGAAGAATCCTATTGCCAGCGATGGCAAAGGTTGTCGTAGGATGACGGAAGTCCGTAATTCTTGTAGTGCAGTTGCCATTGGAGGCGTTGTTGGCAATGGTGGGGCTGGTGTAAAAAGTGATGATAATTTAGAGAAAGCAGAACAAAAAGCCTTGGCTGCGTGTAGTGAATATTCTGATAAATGTGTCATTAAATATTCAGGTTGTTCACGCCATCCTGATTATTAA